The proteins below come from a single Terriglobales bacterium genomic window:
- a CDS encoding ATP-dependent DNA helicase RecG, whose protein sequence is MLELHTPVQNVKGIGPRAASILGEKGISTAEDLLYYLPFRYEDRANPRAISELRVGESATLIGEVRNSHLYRTKSGIPIFELVVGQGMKTIVCTWFHGAYLRDRFKPGQMLALYGKVEEGWGKSSKGRLQLMQPQIEVLGQHEDEPESLLEERLEQSVEMGRIVPVYEAIGKLNSRWFRNVLHRVLQELSPEIPDGIPRGVREQMQLISRRDAFQQAHFPEVGEGFANLEARCTPAHRRLIFEELFFLEVGLELKRRNLRRRTGINFQLSDRVRDSIKRFLPFRPTNAQKKVLGEIANDMQTPVPMRRLLQGDVGSGKTLVALEAAVIAIENGYQAALMAPTEILATQHYLGARKLLEEQGYRVVLLTGSLEEDRKRATRRHIAQGNAQLVIGTHALIEEKVEFAKLGLIVVDEQHRFGVMQRWRLMRKPSDNTPAESQQQLPTQMNADSRDKRRSTSAGTSPDHPITRSPDSQPARSPDLYEPDVLVMTATPIPRTLALTLYGDLDISIIDELPPGRSPITTRSISGERASEVWDFVRKQVVLGRQAYVVYPVIESAGEEDDLLARDANQQEAGTSGTVARRGSARTQASAQKRFATRRPGAIDPRAPGSARALARLKQASFAGMPEPTPTKNVSLKSATEMYEELRKKVFPDLRIGLLHGRLSSDEKELVMARFQRGDIDVLVATTVIEVGVDVQNATVMVIEHAERFGLSQLHQLRGRIGRGSNKSYCVLMTGGKITPQGQQRLDAMLRTQDGFAIAELDLELRGPGEFFGTKQAGAPSFRVANLIRDRKLLELARAEAQRVVEEKGVPLSKTERNTVMFHLKTHWQRRYGLVEVG, encoded by the coding sequence ATGCTTGAACTCCACACCCCCGTCCAAAACGTGAAAGGCATTGGTCCCCGTGCCGCGTCCATCCTTGGCGAAAAGGGGATCTCTACTGCTGAGGACCTGCTCTACTACTTGCCGTTCCGCTATGAGGACCGAGCCAACCCGCGTGCGATCTCAGAGCTGCGCGTCGGTGAGTCTGCCACGCTGATTGGGGAAGTGCGCAATTCGCATCTCTACCGAACCAAAAGTGGAATACCCATCTTTGAACTGGTTGTCGGACAGGGGATGAAGACGATCGTCTGCACCTGGTTCCACGGGGCCTACCTGCGCGACCGCTTCAAGCCGGGCCAGATGCTTGCGCTGTACGGCAAAGTTGAGGAGGGATGGGGAAAATCCTCAAAGGGCCGACTGCAACTCATGCAGCCGCAGATCGAAGTTCTTGGACAACACGAGGACGAGCCAGAGAGCCTGCTCGAAGAACGCCTGGAGCAATCGGTCGAAATGGGGCGCATCGTCCCCGTGTACGAAGCAATCGGCAAACTGAATTCACGCTGGTTTCGCAATGTGCTTCACCGTGTTTTGCAGGAGCTCTCTCCCGAGATTCCAGACGGTATCCCCCGGGGCGTACGCGAACAGATGCAGCTCATTTCACGGCGCGACGCTTTTCAGCAGGCCCACTTTCCGGAAGTAGGAGAAGGCTTCGCGAATCTTGAAGCGCGCTGCACACCGGCACATCGCCGCCTCATCTTTGAGGAATTGTTTTTTCTCGAGGTTGGACTCGAACTCAAACGGCGCAATTTGCGCCGGCGCACTGGTATCAACTTCCAATTGAGCGACCGCGTACGGGATTCCATCAAACGCTTTCTGCCGTTTCGACCGACGAATGCGCAGAAGAAGGTTCTGGGCGAGATCGCAAACGATATGCAAACGCCTGTTCCGATGCGGCGCCTTCTACAGGGCGACGTCGGATCAGGTAAGACTTTGGTGGCCCTCGAGGCAGCGGTGATTGCCATCGAGAATGGCTATCAAGCGGCGCTGATGGCGCCTACCGAGATCCTCGCCACTCAGCATTATCTGGGCGCTCGCAAGCTACTGGAAGAGCAAGGCTATCGCGTTGTGCTGCTGACAGGATCGCTAGAGGAAGACCGCAAGCGGGCAACTCGTCGTCATATCGCCCAGGGCAATGCTCAACTGGTGATCGGCACGCACGCGCTAATTGAAGAAAAAGTAGAGTTCGCCAAATTGGGACTCATCGTAGTCGACGAACAGCATCGCTTCGGCGTAATGCAGCGCTGGCGCCTGATGCGTAAGCCGAGCGATAACACCCCGGCCGAAAGTCAACAGCAACTTCCCACGCAGATGAACGCAGATTCAAGGGATAAACGCAGATCTACTTCGGCTGGTACTTCACCGGATCACCCGATCACCCGATCACCCGATTCTCAACCCGCCCGATCACCCGATCTTTATGAGCCTGATGTGCTCGTCATGACCGCGACTCCTATTCCGCGCACACTTGCCCTCACGCTTTACGGCGATCTTGATATCAGTATCATCGACGAACTTCCGCCGGGGCGCAGTCCGATCACGACGCGTTCGATCTCCGGGGAGCGTGCATCTGAGGTTTGGGACTTCGTGCGCAAGCAAGTCGTGCTCGGCCGGCAAGCTTATGTTGTCTATCCCGTGATTGAAAGCGCCGGAGAAGAAGATGATCTGTTAGCTCGTGACGCCAACCAGCAAGAAGCCGGAACTTCGGGCACAGTCGCTCGGCGAGGAAGCGCCAGAACCCAAGCCTCGGCGCAAAAACGATTCGCAACGAGGCGTCCCGGTGCTATCGATCCGCGGGCGCCGGGTTCCGCTCGGGCGCTCGCGCGTCTGAAACAAGCGTCCTTCGCGGGCATGCCAGAGCCAACGCCAACAAAGAACGTCAGCCTGAAGTCCGCCACAGAGATGTACGAGGAGCTCCGCAAGAAGGTTTTTCCTGACTTGCGCATTGGACTGTTGCACGGGCGTCTCTCTTCCGACGAGAAAGAGCTGGTCATGGCGCGCTTCCAGCGCGGGGACATCGACGTCCTTGTCGCGACTACAGTCATTGAAGTCGGAGTTGATGTACAGAACGCTACGGTCATGGTCATCGAGCATGCAGAACGCTTCGGTCTGTCCCAGCTTCATCAATTGCGGGGGCGCATTGGACGCGGATCGAACAAGTCGTACTGCGTGCTGATGACCGGCGGCAAGATCACTCCACAAGGACAGCAGCGGCTCGACGCCATGCTGCGCACACAGGACGGATTCGCCATCGCCGAACTCGATCTCGAGCTTCGCGGGCCAGGCGAATTCTTTGGCACAAAGCAAGCAGGCGCCCCCAGCTTTCGGGTGGCAAATCTCATCCGCGATCGCAAGCTCCTGGAATTAGCCCGTGCGGAGGCCCAACGCGTCGTCGAAGAAAAAGGCGTTCCCCTTTCCAAGACTGAACGCAACACTGTGATGTTTCACCTGAAGACGCATTGGCAGCGTCGGTATGGCTTAGTCGAGGTGGGGTAG
- a CDS encoding protein-disulfide reductase DsbD domain-containing protein, which translates to MKRVCLVLTLLAAPLFAADAPRVYVTFEGASPVTVTPGKPADVELRFKVKEGFHVNSNQPKSELLIPTTLKLEPPTDLAAGSITYPPGKDLSFPFDPSEKLNVYSDDFAVKAKMSATKNASTGNFTVHGQLRYQACSDNACFPPKSIPVEFDVQVVNQTKRAHGTTPQSPHIR; encoded by the coding sequence GTGAAGAGAGTCTGCCTCGTACTTACATTGCTTGCTGCGCCACTCTTCGCTGCCGATGCGCCGCGCGTCTATGTCACCTTCGAGGGTGCATCGCCCGTGACGGTTACTCCGGGCAAGCCCGCTGACGTAGAGCTGCGTTTCAAAGTCAAGGAAGGCTTTCACGTCAATTCAAATCAACCCAAATCGGAACTCTTGATCCCTACGACACTCAAGCTTGAGCCCCCTACTGACTTGGCGGCCGGAAGTATCACCTATCCTCCGGGAAAAGACTTAAGCTTCCCTTTCGATCCTAGTGAGAAGTTGAACGTCTACTCAGACGATTTCGCCGTAAAAGCAAAGATGAGCGCCACCAAGAACGCCAGCACAGGCAACTTTACGGTTCACGGCCAGTTGAGATACCAGGCATGCAGCGACAACGCCTGCTTCCCTCCTAAGAGCATTCCCGTGGAGTTCGACGTGCAGGTCGTGAACCAGACCAAACGAGCTCATGGCACAACGCCGCAAAGTCCGCACATAAGGTAA